In one Micromonospora polyrhachis genomic region, the following are encoded:
- the eboE gene encoding metabolite traffic protein EboE, whose translation MRLRHRDGQTVHLSYCTNVHPAEDLAGIVGQLDAYAVPIRRWLDSDVLGLGLWLSAPVATALAADPAARRRLRAELDGRGLEVVTLNGFPYRSFQAPVVKHAVYQPDWTTRERLDYTLDLARVLVDLLPDDAARGSISTLPLAWRDPWDADRAAEADRRLAELATGLAELHRQTGRVIRVGFEPEPGCVVESTTQAAERLSKIDIRWLGICLDLAHLACAWEEPAAALARLHAAGLPVVKVQVSAALQALDPVAAADHLRGYVEPRFLHQTRAAACADAVEPADPAHAADDLDAALADGLPGAWRVHYHVPVHAQPDPPLSSTSPVLRAALRELFDGPVAGCDHLDVETYTWGVLPTSRRPRSDVELAAGIAAELAYARAELGALGLAPAAPSEVWS comes from the coding sequence ATGCGGCTGCGGCACCGCGACGGCCAGACGGTCCACCTGAGCTACTGCACCAATGTGCACCCGGCCGAGGACCTGGCTGGCATCGTCGGCCAGCTCGACGCGTACGCGGTGCCGATCCGGCGGTGGCTCGACTCCGACGTGCTCGGGTTGGGGTTGTGGTTGTCGGCCCCGGTCGCCACCGCGCTGGCCGCCGACCCGGCCGCCCGGCGACGGCTTCGGGCCGAGCTGGACGGGCGCGGGCTGGAAGTGGTGACCCTCAACGGCTTTCCCTACCGGTCGTTCCAGGCACCGGTGGTCAAGCACGCCGTCTACCAGCCGGACTGGACCACCCGGGAGCGGCTGGACTACACGCTGGACCTGGCCCGGGTCCTGGTCGACCTGCTGCCCGACGATGCGGCCCGGGGCTCGATCTCCACCCTGCCACTGGCCTGGCGGGACCCGTGGGACGCGGACCGGGCCGCCGAGGCGGACCGGCGGTTGGCCGAGCTGGCGACCGGGTTGGCCGAGCTGCATCGACAAACCGGGCGGGTGATTCGGGTCGGCTTCGAGCCGGAGCCGGGCTGCGTGGTGGAGAGCACCACACAGGCGGCCGAGCGGCTGTCCAAAATAGACATCAGGTGGCTGGGAATCTGCCTCGACCTGGCGCATCTGGCCTGTGCCTGGGAGGAGCCGGCCGCCGCGCTGGCCCGGCTGCACGCGGCCGGACTGCCGGTGGTCAAGGTCCAGGTCTCCGCCGCGCTCCAGGCCCTCGACCCGGTCGCCGCCGCCGACCACCTTCGGGGGTACGTCGAACCCCGCTTCCTGCACCAGACCCGGGCCGCGGCCTGCGCCGACGCGGTCGAACCGGCCGACCCGGCGCACGCCGCCGACGACCTGGACGCGGCGCTGGCCGACGGGCTGCCCGGGGCCTGGCGGGTGCACTACCACGTGCCGGTGCACGCCCAGCCCGATCCGCCACTCAGCTCGACCAGCCCGGTGCTGCGCGCCGCGCTCCGGGAACTCTTCGACGGTCCGGTCGCCGGCTGCGACCACCTCGACGTCGAGACGTACACCTGGGGGGTGCTGCCCACCTCGCGCCGGCCCCGCTCCGACGTGGAGTTGGCGGCCGGCATCGCGGCCGAGTTGGCGTACGCCCGCGCCGAACTGGGCGCGCTCGGGCTCGCGCCAGCCGCGCCGAGCGAGGTGTGGTCATGA
- a CDS encoding alkaline phosphatase family protein yields the protein MTPPVVTPLVVIDVVGLTPRLLAQMPRLRAVAEAGFQAELGTVLPAVTCSVQSTFLTGEPPAGHGIVGNGWYFRDVGDVLLWRQHNALVGGEKLWQAARRVCPDYTVANVCWWYAMGADVNWTVTPRPIYYADGRKEPDCYTDPPELHDALTAALGTFPLFTYWGPGAGLPSSEWIADAAVEIMAAHRPDLTLVYLPHLDYDLQRFGPSSPQAAAAATALDGVLGPLLDAASARGATVVVLSEYGITDVSRPVDVNRLLRSEGWLRVHTQDGMEYLDPWTSRAFAVADHQVAHVYVPDPADVPAVAKLCAGLAGVAEVLDRAGQARYGLDHPRSGELVLVAEPDAWFTYYYWLDDAAAPDFARLVEIHRKPGYDPAELFFDPADPGAAKRRAAVALVRKKIGLRYLMNVVGLDAGARAVRGSHGRLPADPLDGPVLLCSDRSVARDRLAAVDVKQTLLDLAGLNGEKA from the coding sequence ATGACCCCGCCGGTCGTGACCCCACTGGTGGTGATCGACGTGGTGGGCCTGACCCCTCGGCTGCTGGCCCAGATGCCCCGGCTGCGGGCGGTGGCCGAGGCCGGGTTCCAGGCGGAGCTGGGTACGGTGCTGCCGGCGGTCACCTGCTCGGTGCAGTCCACCTTCCTGACCGGCGAACCGCCGGCCGGGCACGGCATCGTCGGCAACGGCTGGTACTTCCGCGACGTCGGGGACGTGCTGCTGTGGCGGCAGCACAACGCCCTGGTCGGCGGCGAGAAGCTGTGGCAGGCGGCCCGGCGGGTGTGCCCGGACTACACGGTCGCCAACGTCTGCTGGTGGTACGCGATGGGCGCGGACGTGAACTGGACCGTCACGCCCCGGCCGATCTACTACGCCGACGGGCGCAAGGAGCCGGACTGCTACACCGATCCACCCGAGTTGCACGACGCGCTGACCGCCGCGCTCGGCACCTTTCCGCTGTTCACGTACTGGGGGCCGGGGGCGGGGCTGCCGTCGTCGGAGTGGATCGCCGACGCGGCGGTCGAGATCATGGCGGCCCACCGGCCGGACCTGACCCTGGTCTACCTTCCGCACCTCGACTACGACCTGCAACGCTTCGGCCCGTCCTCGCCGCAGGCGGCGGCCGCCGCGACCGCGCTGGACGGAGTGCTCGGTCCGCTGCTGGACGCCGCCTCGGCCCGGGGCGCGACCGTGGTGGTCCTCTCCGAGTACGGCATCACCGACGTCTCCCGGCCGGTCGACGTCAACCGGCTGCTGCGGAGCGAGGGCTGGCTGCGGGTCCACACCCAGGACGGCATGGAATACCTGGACCCGTGGACCTCCCGGGCCTTCGCCGTCGCCGACCACCAGGTGGCCCACGTCTACGTACCGGATCCGGCCGACGTGCCGGCGGTGGCGAAGCTCTGTGCCGGCCTGGCCGGGGTGGCCGAGGTGCTCGACCGGGCGGGCCAGGCCCGGTACGGCCTGGACCATCCCCGTTCCGGCGAGCTGGTGCTGGTCGCCGAGCCGGATGCCTGGTTCACCTACTACTACTGGCTGGACGACGCGGCGGCCCCCGACTTCGCCCGGCTGGTGGAGATCCACCGCAAACCCGGGTACGACCCGGCGGAGCTGTTCTTCGACCCGGCAGACCCGGGCGCAGCCAAGCGGCGGGCGGCGGTGGCACTGGTCCGTAAGAAGATCGGCCTGCGTTACCTGATGAACGTGGTGGGCTTGGACGCCGGGGCGCGGGCCGTCCGGGGCTCGCACGGACGGTTGCCGGCCGACCCGCTGGACGGGCCGGTGCTGCTCTGTTCCGACCGGTCCGTGGCCCGGGACCGGCTCGCCGCCGTGGATGTGAAGCAGACGCTGCTCGACCTGGCTGGACTGAATGGGGAGAAGGCATGA
- a CDS encoding polyprenyl synthetase family protein, producing the protein MTVEMAAPLGLAEDLRSRFDARLAAFLDRQDPDWPDSTPRDVFTTLRRFVLAGGKRLRPSFCYWGWRAAGGPDGTPIVTAAAALELFHAFALIHDDIMDGSDQRRGEPSVHRRFTDVHARSRWRGDSAAYGRSTALLCGDLCAAWADQMFHECGLETEQLLRGYRMFSAMRTEVIAGQYLDLVSGVDEASVESALTVIRLKSGRYTITRPLQIGATLAGAGAELVDALADFGDPLGDAFQLRDDVLGVFGDPTVTGKSTLDDLREGKPTVMMGLARAAADQRQAARLTVLFGNPYLDAAGAAELRGIIMDTGALDRIEQMIRVRSDAALSALAEAPLSDEAREVLAALAAEAVDRHV; encoded by the coding sequence ATGACGGTGGAGATGGCGGCCCCGCTGGGCCTCGCTGAGGACCTGCGGTCCCGGTTCGACGCGCGGCTCGCCGCGTTCCTGGACCGGCAGGATCCGGACTGGCCGGACAGCACGCCCCGGGACGTCTTCACCACCCTGCGCCGGTTCGTGCTCGCCGGCGGCAAGCGACTCCGGCCGTCGTTCTGCTACTGGGGCTGGCGGGCCGCCGGGGGACCGGACGGTACGCCTATCGTGACCGCCGCCGCCGCGCTGGAACTCTTCCACGCGTTCGCGCTGATCCACGACGACATCATGGACGGCAGTGACCAGCGTCGGGGGGAGCCGTCCGTACATCGGCGCTTCACCGACGTGCACGCCCGGTCGCGGTGGCGCGGCGACTCGGCCGCGTACGGGCGCAGCACCGCCCTGCTCTGCGGCGACCTCTGTGCCGCCTGGGCGGACCAGATGTTCCACGAGTGCGGGTTGGAGACCGAGCAGTTGCTTCGGGGCTACCGGATGTTTTCGGCGATGCGTACCGAGGTGATCGCCGGGCAGTATCTGGATCTGGTCTCCGGGGTGGACGAAGCGTCGGTCGAGAGCGCGCTCACGGTGATCCGGCTCAAGTCGGGCCGCTACACCATCACTCGGCCGTTGCAGATCGGCGCGACGCTGGCCGGTGCCGGTGCGGAGTTGGTCGACGCACTGGCCGACTTCGGCGATCCGTTGGGCGACGCCTTCCAACTCCGTGACGACGTACTTGGGGTCTTCGGGGATCCAACGGTGACCGGCAAGTCGACCCTGGACGACCTGCGGGAGGGCAAGCCCACGGTGATGATGGGCCTGGCCCGGGCCGCCGCCGACCAGCGGCAGGCTGCCCGACTGACCGTGCTCTTCGGCAATCCCTACCTCGACGCGGCCGGCGCGGCGGAGTTGCGCGGGATCATCATGGACACCGGCGCGCTGGACCGGATCGAGCAGATGATCAGGGTACGCAGCGACGCCGCGCTCTCCGCGTTGGCCGAAGCGCCGTTGTCGGACGAGGCGCGGGAGGTGCTGGCCGCGCTGGCCGCCGAGGCGGTCGACCGACACGTCTGA
- a CDS encoding glycoside hydrolase domain-containing protein, with product MPVTIHRRATWAQYVNEDQRPHAAADPAPSDNPDWNPIGGVFVHHRGPADPFGGEYPTEEDCRRDIAEVYEDHTSGDEFNGDIGYNFLICQHGNIYQGRGYERGEANAGEAGPVDGLKRNANFYSICALMRSNHTANETLLEAYRQLIQHLRTEAPRTCGTRIYPHSFGYDTECPGNLTMYAQPGSTIDPAAPWTGLADIYIFAAQKWVNATYQNAPGYIRCPETGRTGWSTVLSLTQGLQHELGISPTVQNFGPGTFAAVKQRRLVPSDESNLNLIRIYNGALWCKGYWTSTIQAFWNSDSQAALEALYGHAGLSYSDSAQRYEMWPHVVKALMRMDQFRLVPRGDINIQRIQQRLNSRYVADIGIPAMALVPCDGIYSRDVQQGFMMAVQYEIGIAPDAITGYFGPGTQAGLRGRGSGQLTGNLRYLFRSACYFNSPTMLPGDPQVPLMYKPEDIGTDTQTSTHLEWVRAFQRFSQISVTGTNDYTTWAQLLVSSGDTDRPATGCDCITEITAARGAQLRAAGYQIVGRYLDEHLPPSDPYYLGKALKSGEPQTILDAGLRFFPIFQYNGTQLGNFTYAKGYDQGKIAHQKAVEHRIPAGACIYFAVDYDALDIDIDSNIKPYFSGVKAGLAELGNRYTFGIYGSRNVCSRVSHEVGARWSLVSGMSWGYSGNLGFPLPENWSFNQIREYEFQPGWGLDHDVWRQGADPGVSTLVTGQ from the coding sequence ATGCCCGTCACGATCCACAGGCGCGCGACCTGGGCGCAGTACGTCAACGAGGACCAGCGGCCGCACGCCGCTGCGGATCCCGCGCCCAGTGACAACCCGGACTGGAATCCGATCGGTGGGGTGTTCGTCCATCATCGTGGCCCGGCCGACCCCTTCGGCGGTGAGTACCCCACGGAGGAGGACTGCCGTCGGGACATCGCCGAGGTCTACGAGGACCACACGTCGGGCGACGAGTTCAACGGCGACATCGGGTACAACTTCCTCATCTGCCAGCACGGCAACATCTACCAGGGGCGGGGCTACGAACGCGGTGAGGCGAACGCCGGTGAAGCAGGTCCGGTCGACGGCCTGAAGCGCAACGCCAACTTCTACTCCATCTGTGCCCTCATGCGGTCGAACCACACGGCCAACGAGACGTTGCTGGAGGCGTACCGGCAGCTCATTCAGCACCTGCGTACGGAGGCGCCACGTACGTGCGGGACGAGGATCTACCCGCACTCCTTCGGATACGACACCGAGTGCCCGGGAAACCTCACGATGTACGCACAGCCGGGCTCGACGATCGACCCGGCCGCCCCGTGGACCGGTCTCGCGGACATCTACATCTTCGCGGCGCAGAAGTGGGTCAACGCGACCTACCAGAACGCGCCGGGATACATCCGATGCCCCGAGACCGGCCGCACCGGCTGGTCCACGGTGCTCTCCCTCACCCAGGGTCTCCAGCACGAACTCGGTATCTCCCCGACGGTCCAGAACTTCGGCCCCGGCACCTTCGCCGCGGTCAAGCAGCGAAGGCTCGTGCCATCCGACGAGTCCAACCTGAACCTGATCCGCATCTACAACGGTGCCCTGTGGTGCAAGGGCTACTGGACTTCCACCATCCAGGCCTTCTGGAACAGCGACTCCCAGGCCGCGCTCGAAGCACTCTACGGCCACGCCGGCCTGTCGTACTCGGACTCGGCACAGCGGTACGAGATGTGGCCGCACGTGGTCAAGGCGCTGATGCGGATGGACCAGTTCCGGCTGGTGCCTCGTGGCGACATCAACATCCAGCGGATCCAGCAGCGGTTGAACTCTCGCTACGTCGCCGACATCGGCATTCCCGCGATGGCCCTGGTGCCCTGCGACGGAATCTACTCCCGGGACGTGCAGCAGGGGTTCATGATGGCGGTCCAGTACGAGATCGGCATCGCCCCGGACGCCATCACCGGCTATTTCGGTCCCGGCACCCAGGCCGGGTTGCGGGGGCGGGGCTCCGGTCAGCTCACCGGGAACCTGCGCTACCTGTTCCGCTCGGCGTGCTACTTCAATTCCCCCACGATGCTGCCGGGCGACCCTCAGGTGCCGCTGATGTACAAGCCGGAGGACATCGGCACCGACACCCAGACCAGTACCCACCTGGAGTGGGTACGCGCCTTCCAGCGGTTCTCGCAGATATCCGTGACCGGCACCAACGACTACACGACCTGGGCCCAGCTGCTCGTCTCCTCCGGTGACACGGACCGGCCGGCCACCGGCTGCGACTGCATCACGGAGATCACGGCGGCGCGGGGTGCTCAGCTCAGGGCGGCCGGTTACCAGATCGTCGGCCGCTACCTCGACGAGCATCTTCCCCCGAGCGATCCGTACTACCTGGGCAAGGCGCTCAAGTCCGGCGAACCGCAGACCATCCTGGATGCGGGGCTGCGGTTCTTCCCGATCTTCCAGTACAACGGCACGCAGCTGGGCAACTTCACCTACGCCAAGGGGTACGACCAGGGCAAGATCGCCCACCAGAAGGCGGTCGAGCATCGCATCCCCGCCGGCGCCTGCATCTACTTCGCGGTCGACTACGACGCGCTCGACATCGACATCGACTCCAACATCAAGCCGTACTTCTCGGGGGTCAAGGCGGGGCTTGCCGAACTGGGCAACCGCTACACCTTCGGCATCTACGGATCGCGCAACGTGTGCAGTCGGGTGTCGCACGAGGTGGGTGCCCGCTGGTCGTTGGTCTCCGGCATGTCCTGGGGTTACTCCGGGAACCTCGGTTTCCCGCTGCCGGAGAACTGGTCGTTCAACCAGATCAGGGAGTACGAGTTCCAGCCCGGCTGGGGGCTGGACCACGACGTCTGGCGTCAGGGAGCAGATCCCGGCGTGTCCACCCTCGTCACCGGTCAGTGA
- a CDS encoding nuclear transport factor 2 family protein, which produces MPVASETTTRAVVQELLQRIGAGDLERTAELFAEQCDWKLNWPEAEHGSAVTPWIRHRATRADAVANFRELTEHHVPGSVDTQIERILVDGEHAVVLGEIRQTARRTGRAYRARFALHLTVEDGVVTRYHIYEDSLTVAQAFEDDPQDRP; this is translated from the coding sequence ATGCCCGTAGCATCGGAGACGACCACCCGCGCCGTAGTACAAGAGCTACTCCAGCGGATCGGCGCGGGTGACCTCGAGCGCACCGCCGAACTCTTCGCCGAGCAGTGCGACTGGAAGCTGAACTGGCCGGAGGCCGAGCACGGCTCGGCCGTCACCCCGTGGATTCGGCACCGGGCCACCCGCGCTGACGCCGTAGCCAACTTCCGCGAGCTCACCGAACACCACGTACCTGGGTCGGTGGACACCCAGATCGAGCGGATCCTCGTTGACGGGGAGCATGCCGTCGTGCTTGGCGAGATCCGCCAAACCGCCAGGCGCACCGGTCGCGCGTACCGCGCCCGGTTTGCCCTGCATCTCACGGTCGAAGACGGCGTGGTCACCCGATACCACATCTACGAGGACAGCCTCACCGTCGCCCAGGCGTTCGAGGACGACCCTCAGGACCGGCCCTGA
- a CDS encoding PQQ-dependent sugar dehydrogenase, which yields MSTTESRAGRRWQASSAALLLVAATVSTAIGTAPAPAQAHPINAADFQQVELARGVSDMGEPMSLAVLPDRSVLHTARNGTLRRTDAAGNTAVLGTLPVYSHDEEGLQGVGVDPGFATNRQIYLYYAPPLSTPAGDAPVTGTDWSAWQGVNRLARFTLNADFTLNMGSQVTVLDVPADRGMCCHVGGDIDFDAAGNLYLSTGDDSNPFDSAGYAPIDERSNRNPAYDAQRSSGNTNDLRGKILRIKVNANGTYSIPAGNLFAPGTARTRPEIYAMGFRNPFRMSVDKTTGIVYVGDYGPDAGTTSANRGPAGQVEFNRVTSPGNYGWPYCTGTNTSSETYNEWDFATGTGGAKYNCTGGPTNNSFRNTGLTTLPAARPSWIRYGGDAGTPPEFGGGSESPMGGPVYRYDPNLNSATKFPSSFDGQFFATEFGRGWIKPIHVNTDGSPGTIDSFPWVGKQVMDSAFGPDGAYYVLDYGTGYFNGDENSALYRFDHVGGGNRAPTAAASANRTSGPAPLTVAFSSVGSSDPEGSALTYAWNFGDGTTSTAANPTKTYHTNGSYTVTLTVTDPEGATGSSSVTITVGNTAPTVSVSAPGNGQLFSFGDTVPFQITVTDPEDGTIDCTKVKMTYVLGHDSHGHQITSKTGCSGEIAIPVDGEHDDAANIFAIFDAEYTDAGGLTTHTQQTLQPRHRQAEHFKTSAGVNLFDKTPAEGGKTVGDIHNGDWIAFEPYRLGNATSFTARVSSAGIGGTLQIRAGSVTGTVLGSATVPVTGGWETFTEVTGAISGAPAGTTTLYLTFAGGAGALYDVDAFTLNTGGPRTGPVVGLAGKCLDVAGAATADGTKVQLYTCNGTGAQQWTVAAGSGPVKALGKCLDVSAGGTADGTKVQLWTCNGSGAQNWAPQANGTVVNPQSGRCLDVSGNNSADGTQIHIWTCHTGANQKWTLP from the coding sequence GTGTCCACTACGGAATCCCGAGCCGGACGACGATGGCAGGCCAGTAGCGCAGCCCTGCTGCTGGTCGCGGCGACCGTCAGTACGGCCATCGGCACCGCTCCCGCTCCCGCCCAGGCACACCCGATCAACGCAGCCGATTTCCAGCAGGTCGAGCTGGCCCGTGGCGTGTCCGACATGGGCGAGCCGATGTCCCTGGCCGTCCTGCCCGACCGGTCGGTCCTGCACACCGCGCGTAACGGCACGCTGCGCCGTACCGACGCGGCCGGCAACACCGCCGTGCTCGGCACCCTGCCGGTCTACAGCCACGACGAGGAGGGCCTGCAGGGCGTCGGCGTCGACCCCGGCTTCGCCACCAACCGGCAGATCTACCTCTACTACGCGCCACCACTGTCCACACCGGCCGGTGACGCGCCCGTCACCGGGACCGACTGGTCGGCCTGGCAGGGCGTCAACCGGCTGGCCCGGTTCACCCTCAACGCCGACTTCACCCTCAACATGGGCAGCCAGGTCACCGTCCTCGACGTACCGGCCGACCGGGGCATGTGCTGCCACGTCGGCGGGGACATCGACTTCGACGCGGCCGGTAACCTTTACCTCTCCACCGGGGACGACTCCAACCCGTTCGACTCGGCCGGCTACGCGCCCATCGACGAGCGCAGCAACCGCAACCCGGCCTACGACGCCCAGCGCAGCTCCGGCAACACCAACGACCTACGCGGCAAGATCCTGCGGATAAAGGTCAACGCCAACGGGACGTACTCGATCCCGGCGGGCAACCTCTTCGCGCCCGGCACCGCCAGGACACGGCCGGAAATCTACGCGATGGGCTTCCGCAACCCGTTCCGGATGAGCGTCGACAAGACCACCGGCATCGTCTACGTCGGCGACTACGGCCCGGACGCCGGCACCACCAGCGCCAATCGGGGACCCGCCGGGCAGGTCGAGTTCAACCGGGTCACCTCGCCCGGCAACTACGGCTGGCCGTACTGCACCGGCACCAACACCAGCAGCGAGACGTACAACGAGTGGGACTTCGCCACCGGCACCGGCGGCGCGAAGTACAACTGCACCGGCGGGCCGACCAACAACTCGTTCCGCAACACCGGCCTGACCACCCTCCCGGCCGCCCGGCCCTCCTGGATCCGGTACGGCGGGGACGCCGGCACACCCCCCGAGTTCGGTGGCGGTTCCGAGTCACCGATGGGCGGCCCGGTCTACCGCTACGACCCGAACCTCAATTCGGCGACCAAGTTCCCGTCCTCGTTCGACGGGCAGTTCTTCGCCACCGAGTTCGGCCGAGGCTGGATCAAACCGATCCACGTCAACACCGACGGCTCACCCGGCACCATCGACAGCTTCCCGTGGGTCGGCAAGCAGGTGATGGACTCGGCGTTCGGCCCGGACGGGGCGTATTACGTGCTCGACTACGGCACCGGCTACTTCAACGGGGACGAGAACTCGGCGCTCTACCGGTTCGACCATGTGGGTGGGGGCAACCGGGCACCGACCGCAGCCGCCTCGGCGAACCGGACCTCCGGCCCGGCCCCGCTGACCGTCGCCTTCTCCTCGGTCGGCTCGTCCGACCCGGAGGGCAGCGCGTTGACGTACGCCTGGAACTTCGGCGACGGCACGACTTCGACGGCGGCCAACCCGACGAAGACCTACCACACCAACGGCAGCTACACCGTGACGTTGACCGTGACCGACCCGGAGGGGGCCACCGGCAGCTCCAGCGTCACCATCACGGTCGGCAACACCGCCCCGACGGTCTCGGTCAGCGCCCCCGGCAACGGCCAGCTCTTCTCCTTCGGTGACACCGTGCCGTTCCAGATCACCGTCACCGACCCGGAGGACGGCACCATCGACTGCACCAAGGTCAAGATGACCTACGTGCTGGGCCACGACAGCCACGGCCACCAGATCACCTCCAAAACCGGCTGCTCCGGTGAGATCGCCATCCCGGTCGACGGTGAACACGACGACGCGGCAAACATCTTCGCGATCTTCGACGCCGAGTACACCGACGCCGGCGGACTGACCACACACACCCAGCAGACCCTGCAACCCCGACACCGACAGGCCGAACACTTCAAGACCTCCGCCGGCGTCAACCTCTTCGACAAGACGCCGGCCGAGGGCGGAAAGACCGTCGGTGACATTCACAACGGCGACTGGATCGCGTTCGAGCCGTACCGGCTGGGCAACGCGACCTCATTCACCGCGCGGGTGTCGTCCGCCGGAATCGGCGGCACCCTACAGATCCGGGCCGGTTCGGTGACCGGCACCGTACTCGGGTCGGCCACCGTGCCGGTGACCGGTGGTTGGGAGACCTTCACCGAGGTCACCGGCGCGATCTCCGGCGCACCGGCCGGCACCACCACCCTCTACCTGACCTTCGCGGGCGGGGCGGGCGCGCTCTACGACGTGGACGCGTTCACCCTCAACACCGGTGGTCCGCGTACCGGTCCGGTGGTGGGGTTGGCGGGCAAGTGCCTGGATGTGGCGGGTGCGGCCACGGCGGACGGTACGAAGGTGCAGCTCTACACGTGTAACGGGACGGGTGCGCAGCAGTGGACGGTTGCCGCCGGGTCCGGTCCGGTGAAGGCACTGGGCAAGTGCCTGGACGTGTCGGCCGGTGGCACCGCCGACGGCACGAAGGTCCAACTGTGGACGTGCAACGGCAGCGGGGCGCAGAACTGGGCACCCCAGGCCAACGGCACGGTGGTCAATCCGCAGTCCGGTAGGTGTCTGGACGTCTCCGGTAACAACTCCGCCGACGGTACGCAGATCCACATCTGGACCTGCCACACCGGCGCCAACCAGAAGTGGACCCTGCCCTGA